The following are from one region of the Egicoccus sp. AB-alg6-2 genome:
- a CDS encoding helix-turn-helix transcriptional regulator has translation MDPAAIGQRVRRMRRALGLSQAELADRAGISRQALGTLEAGRHLPRVDAAVALAGVLGTTVEDLLAVGPPRALHVLGDALADGQAVRVVQVGDHHVCIPTPGTDDGEVWSAPDAVIDDRRVALLPGADTDGFLVAGCDPSLGIVAALGPERGNGRIVPVLASSSAARLALVTGRAHAAVVHDVQVAGPQHPTSVHRLPLAAWRTGLAVPQGAEAALAAAVAGEGPVVQRDAGAAAQAAYERALLAEGRPCPDGPLATGHLDAARQASVGGIAAVTIEPVALAAGMVFHALETHRVEVWIDARSADHPGAVALGELLASARLRRRLAILPGYALEAA, from the coding sequence ATGGATCCGGCGGCGATCGGGCAGCGCGTGCGGCGCATGCGCCGTGCCCTCGGCCTGAGCCAGGCCGAGCTGGCTGACCGGGCCGGCATCAGCCGCCAGGCGCTGGGCACCCTCGAGGCCGGCCGGCACCTGCCGCGGGTCGACGCCGCCGTCGCCCTGGCCGGCGTGCTTGGCACGACCGTCGAGGACCTGCTGGCCGTCGGACCCCCGCGGGCACTGCACGTGCTCGGCGACGCCCTCGCCGACGGCCAGGCCGTCCGGGTCGTCCAGGTCGGTGATCACCACGTCTGCATCCCGACACCGGGCACCGACGACGGCGAGGTGTGGTCGGCACCGGACGCGGTCATCGACGACAGGCGGGTCGCACTGTTGCCCGGCGCGGACACCGACGGCTTCCTCGTCGCCGGCTGCGACCCGTCACTCGGCATCGTCGCGGCACTCGGCCCGGAACGCGGCAACGGCCGTATCGTGCCGGTCCTCGCGTCGTCCTCGGCGGCCAGGCTCGCGCTCGTCACCGGTCGTGCCCACGCCGCGGTCGTCCACGATGTCCAGGTGGCCGGACCGCAGCACCCCACCAGCGTCCACCGCCTGCCCCTGGCGGCGTGGCGAACCGGTCTTGCCGTACCGCAGGGCGCCGAGGCCGCGCTGGCCGCGGCAGTCGCCGGAGAGGGTCCCGTGGTGCAGCGTGACGCCGGCGCAGCGGCGCAGGCGGCCTACGAGCGGGCCCTGCTCGCGGAGGGGCGGCCCTGCCCCGACGGGCCGTTGGCGACGGGGCACCTCGATGCGGCCAGGCAGGCGAGCGTCGGCGGGATCGCCGCGGTCACCATCGAGCCCGTGGCGCTGGCCGCTGGCATGGTCTTCCACGCGCTCGAGACCCACCGGGTCGAGGTCTGGATCGACGCCCGCTCCGCGGACCACCCCGGCGCCGTCGCGCTCGGTGAACTGCTGGCGTCGGCGCGGCTGCGTCGGCGTCTGGCGATCCTACCGGGCTACGCCCTCGAGGCGGCCTGA